The Nocardioides salarius genome includes a region encoding these proteins:
- a CDS encoding PKD domain-containing protein, whose protein sequence is MSPLSSRRSRTRSTAVATAVGTALVGLPVLAVVSAVGGPAGPAQAQSACSFDARFTDPAGDVNDLLILPVDPALDPDGLDLREAWVSTNATDDAITFHIKVTDLSVLSGGLRGTSELFRWAFVLGGQDYVVEADRPLLQPEVPIEAPGTYTLTDGSGTTLKTGLAGSFDPALDLVTVTLAASDLTTASPAQDAFVVGDVLSGFSITSLRSLLITDDVADRATSPCTYRIGDKTPSPDPTATVTATATTTATTTATATATATTTVTSQPTATATTTVTSQPTATATATTTATTTATATATATATETVTTGPGNRVPQVKRIAAKPLQGQGKARVKSPIRFRVKATDPDGDPLTYRWDFGDGNKGRGIRAINRYDFRGQYRIILKVNDGTETVKTRFMIKIGKPKKR, encoded by the coding sequence ATGTCCCCCCTGTCCTCCCGAAGGTCGCGCACCCGGTCCACAGCGGTCGCCACCGCCGTGGGCACCGCGCTCGTCGGTCTCCCCGTGCTGGCGGTGGTCTCCGCCGTCGGCGGACCCGCCGGCCCGGCCCAGGCGCAGAGCGCCTGCTCCTTCGACGCGCGCTTCACCGACCCCGCCGGCGACGTCAACGACCTGCTGATCCTGCCGGTGGATCCGGCTCTCGACCCCGACGGCCTCGACCTGCGCGAGGCGTGGGTGAGCACCAACGCCACCGACGACGCGATCACCTTCCACATCAAGGTCACCGACCTGTCGGTGCTCAGCGGAGGCCTGCGGGGCACCAGCGAGCTCTTCCGCTGGGCGTTCGTCCTGGGTGGCCAGGACTACGTCGTCGAGGCCGACCGGCCGCTGCTGCAGCCGGAGGTGCCGATCGAGGCGCCCGGCACCTACACGCTGACCGACGGGTCGGGCACGACGCTCAAGACGGGCCTGGCCGGCAGCTTCGACCCGGCCCTCGACCTGGTCACGGTGACACTCGCCGCGAGCGACCTGACGACGGCCAGCCCGGCCCAGGACGCGTTCGTGGTCGGCGACGTGCTGAGCGGCTTCTCGATCACCTCTCTGCGCTCCCTGCTCATCACCGACGACGTGGCCGACCGCGCGACCAGCCCGTGCACCTACCGGATCGGCGACAAGACGCCCTCGCCCGACCCGACCGCCACGGTGACCGCCACCGCGACCACCACCGCCACCACGACGGCCACGGCGACGGCCACGGCGACGACCACCGTCACCAGCCAGCCCACCGCCACCGCGACCACCACGGTGACCAGCCAACCGACCGCCACGGCCACGGCCACCACGACGGCGACCACGACGGCCACCGCGACGGCCACCGCGACCGCCACGGAGACGGTCACCACCGGACCGGGCAACCGGGTGCCGCAGGTCAAGCGGATCGCCGCCAAGCCGTTGCAGGGCCAGGGCAAGGCCCGTGTCAAGTCGCCGATCCGGTTCCGCGTCAAGGCGACCGACCCCGACGGTGACCCGCTCACCTACCGCTGGGACTTCGGCGACGGCAACAAGGGCCGAGGCATCCGGGCGATCAACCGCTACGACTTCCGCGGCCAGTACCGGATCATCCTCAAGGTCAACGACGGCACCGAGACCGTCAAGACGCGCTTCATGATCAAGATCGGCAAGCCGAAGAAGCGCTGA
- a CDS encoding pirin family protein encodes MTVEIRRGNTRFLTRVPGRLTRHAFSFGEHYDPERLSFGPMVCHDDHVVRGGQGFEEHAHSDLEIVTWVVSGAVRHVDDAGREEVVPAGSLAVLSAGSGVRHSETAVEGAGPTRWVQTWLRPDATGTDPSYAVAAVDPGARGLVPAPLGVGVDGASLAVAQLRGGDTLELPVAPRVHVYVVRGALLRFSLAEPLAVGDSICATDEPAHPVVAAVDTQLLVWTFTS; translated from the coding sequence GTGACCGTGGAGATCCGTCGGGGGAACACCCGCTTCTTGACCCGGGTGCCCGGGCGACTGACCCGGCACGCCTTCTCGTTCGGCGAGCACTACGACCCCGAGCGGCTCTCGTTCGGGCCGATGGTCTGCCACGACGACCACGTCGTGCGCGGCGGGCAGGGCTTCGAGGAGCACGCCCACAGCGACCTCGAGATCGTCACCTGGGTGGTCTCGGGCGCGGTGCGCCACGTCGACGACGCGGGGCGCGAGGAGGTGGTGCCCGCCGGCTCGCTGGCGGTGCTCTCGGCAGGCAGCGGGGTGCGTCACTCCGAGACCGCCGTCGAGGGGGCCGGCCCGACCCGGTGGGTGCAGACCTGGCTGCGCCCCGACGCCACCGGCACCGACCCGTCGTACGCCGTCGCGGCGGTCGACCCGGGTGCGCGCGGGCTGGTGCCCGCGCCCCTGGGCGTCGGCGTCGACGGGGCGAGCCTGGCGGTGGCGCAGCTGCGGGGCGGCGACACCCTCGAGCTGCCCGTCGCGCCACGGGTGCACGTCTACGTGGTGCGGGGCGCGCTGCTGCGCTTCTCGCTCGCCGAGCCGCTGGCGGTCGGCGACTCGATCTGCGCCACCGACGAGCCGGCCCACCCGGTGGTCGCGGCGGTCGACACCCAGCTGCTGGTGTGGACCTTCACGTCCTGA
- a CDS encoding sulfotransferase family protein codes for MVDAPTPSESPAQLVDPAPPQRRVVFVVGSGRSGTSTMAGALQTLGMTVPAPEVAADDTNPKGFAESQWVVDLHDELLERTNVSMADARPSAWFDTGRLNNFEPLRTRLHTWLEEQLVAGGPELVVKDPRLAWFLGLWRSAAMRSEAEAGYVTMLRPVTEVVGSKQRVYDARTSEVHRTAAWVNMMLHVERSTRGSSRAFVRYHDMLDDWTVPVFGLGQRFDLDAVKSASANDIRQVHQFVDPSLRRVALTWADVDVPRRLRDIAQETWEALDKLPDEGGDTPEVQATLDELRAAYAEMYDEAQALTRSTADAARREGARTQSAPPSAVDRVPHSVRAMVPPSVRRGLRKAAGRERG; via the coding sequence ATGGTCGACGCGCCCACCCCCTCGGAGTCCCCTGCCCAGCTCGTCGACCCGGCCCCGCCACAGCGCCGTGTCGTCTTCGTGGTCGGGTCGGGACGCAGCGGCACCAGCACCATGGCCGGGGCGCTGCAGACCCTCGGCATGACGGTGCCGGCGCCCGAGGTGGCCGCCGACGACACCAACCCCAAGGGGTTCGCGGAGTCGCAGTGGGTCGTCGACCTGCACGACGAGCTGCTCGAGCGCACCAACGTCTCGATGGCTGACGCGCGGCCCTCGGCGTGGTTCGACACCGGTCGGCTCAACAACTTCGAGCCGCTGCGCACCCGGCTGCACACCTGGCTCGAGGAGCAGCTGGTCGCCGGCGGACCCGAGCTGGTCGTCAAGGACCCGCGCCTGGCCTGGTTCCTGGGCCTGTGGCGCTCCGCGGCGATGCGCAGCGAGGCGGAGGCCGGCTACGTGACGATGCTGCGCCCGGTCACCGAGGTGGTCGGCTCCAAGCAGCGCGTCTACGACGCCCGCACCAGTGAGGTGCACCGCACCGCCGCCTGGGTCAACATGATGCTCCACGTCGAGCGCAGCACCCGCGGCTCGTCCCGCGCCTTCGTGCGCTACCACGACATGCTCGACGACTGGACCGTGCCGGTCTTCGGGCTGGGCCAGCGCTTCGACCTCGACGCCGTGAAGTCGGCCTCGGCCAACGACATCCGCCAGGTCCACCAGTTCGTCGACCCCTCCCTGCGGCGCGTGGCGCTGACCTGGGCCGACGTCGACGTGCCGCGCCGGCTGCGCGACATCGCCCAGGAGACCTGGGAGGCCCTCGACAAGCTGCCCGACGAGGGCGGCGACACCCCCGAGGTGCAGGCCACCCTCGACGAGCTGCGCGCGGCGTACGCCGAGATGTACGACGAGGCGCAGGCGCTGACCCGCTCGACGGCCGACGCGGCCCGCCGCGAGGGGGCCCGCACCCAGTCGGCGCCGCCGAGCGCCGTCGACCGGGTGCCGCACTCGGTGCGCGCGATGGTGCCGCCCTCGGTGCGCCGCGGGCTGCGCAAGGCCGCCGGGCGGGAGCGCGGATGA
- a CDS encoding GH1 family beta-glucosidase, translating into MRASFPELPPGFRLGTATSAFQSEGSTDVDGRGPSIWDTFSKLPGAVLDGTTGEPACDSYRRYRDDVALMARLGVGGHRFSVSWSRVLPTGRGAVNAAGLDFYDRLVDEMLAQGVAPMAALYHWDLPQALEDEGGWLNRETVEAFAEYAAVVGGRLADRVEHWIPVVEPNVATIMGHATGMHAPGREMGFDSLPVAHHLLLAHGRAVVELRAAGASSVGCANNHAPMWPVSEDPADVGATKLFDALWNGLFLEPMLLGRYPVDLAPLVEEAVRPGDLATIRQPLDFYGVNYYSPIKIGAAPEDSPIPFEVCELVGYPVTDIGWPVVPDSLREWLITLRARYRAALPPVVVTESGAAYSTGPDGSGVVDDQERIAYLDAHLRAVAAACQRGVDVRGYYVWSLLDSFEWVHGLEQRYGLVHVDHQTQARTPKASFEWYAAVIAAQTRSVG; encoded by the coding sequence GTGCGAGCCTCCTTTCCCGAGCTGCCGCCGGGTTTCCGGCTCGGCACCGCCACGTCGGCCTTCCAGAGCGAGGGCAGCACCGACGTCGACGGCCGGGGTCCCTCGATCTGGGACACCTTCTCGAAGCTGCCGGGCGCCGTCCTCGACGGCACCACCGGTGAGCCGGCCTGCGACTCCTACCGCCGCTACCGCGACGACGTCGCGCTGATGGCCCGTCTGGGGGTCGGGGGCCACCGCTTCTCGGTCTCGTGGTCGCGGGTGCTGCCCACCGGGCGCGGGGCGGTCAACGCCGCCGGCCTCGACTTCTATGACCGGCTCGTCGACGAGATGCTCGCCCAGGGCGTCGCCCCGATGGCCGCGCTCTACCACTGGGACCTGCCGCAGGCCCTCGAGGACGAGGGCGGGTGGCTCAACCGCGAGACCGTCGAGGCGTTCGCCGAGTACGCCGCCGTGGTCGGCGGGCGCCTCGCCGACCGGGTCGAGCACTGGATCCCCGTGGTCGAGCCCAACGTCGCCACGATCATGGGCCACGCCACCGGCATGCACGCCCCGGGCCGCGAGATGGGCTTCGACTCGCTCCCGGTCGCCCACCACCTGCTGCTGGCCCACGGCCGTGCGGTGGTCGAGCTGCGTGCCGCCGGGGCCTCCTCGGTCGGCTGCGCCAACAACCACGCCCCGATGTGGCCGGTCAGCGAGGACCCCGCCGACGTGGGTGCCACCAAGCTCTTCGACGCCCTGTGGAACGGGTTGTTCCTGGAGCCGATGCTGCTGGGGCGCTACCCCGTCGACCTGGCGCCGCTGGTCGAGGAGGCAGTGCGTCCCGGCGACCTGGCCACGATCCGCCAGCCGCTCGACTTCTACGGGGTCAACTACTACAGCCCGATCAAGATCGGAGCGGCGCCCGAGGACTCCCCGATCCCCTTCGAGGTGTGCGAGCTGGTCGGCTACCCGGTCACCGACATCGGGTGGCCGGTGGTGCCCGACTCGCTGCGCGAGTGGCTGATCACCCTGCGCGCCCGCTACCGCGCGGCGCTGCCGCCGGTGGTCGTCACCGAGTCGGGGGCGGCGTACTCGACGGGGCCCGACGGGTCGGGGGTGGTCGACGACCAGGAGCGCATCGCCTACCTCGACGCCCACCTGCGCGCCGTCGCCGCGGCCTGCCAGCGCGGGGTCGACGTGCGCGGCTACTACGTGTGGTCGCTGCTCGACAGCTTCGAGTGGGTGCACGGCCTCGAGCAGCGCTACGGGCTGGTCCACGTCGACCACCAGACGCAGGCGCGCACCCCCAAGGCGTCGTTCGAGTGGTACGCCGCGGTGATCGCCGCCCAGACCCGGTCGGTCGGCTGA